Sequence from the Balaenoptera acutorostrata chromosome 4, mBalAcu1.1, whole genome shotgun sequence genome:
CTGCAGTGGCTTACGGCAGGACCGTagtgcccctcctcctgaagtgCCCCATCCCCAGGCCCCCTCTGGTTAATGTCCTCAGCTGGCACTGCCTTTGGAGGctcttccctgcccaccccaccgtCTGTGCAGCCTCCCACCTCCCACAAGCTTTCATACAGCAAAGTCACCCTGTATTGTTTACTTACCCATCTGCCTCCTTCCCTAAAACTTGACTCTTTGAGAACAGAGgctgagttatttatttttgtgtctgtgttcttAGCACAGTGCTGGAACATGACAGAGGCCcaagaaatgtttgctgagtgaatgacaCTTTTCTCCTGTTTAATAATACCTGAATTTGCATAGAGCTTTGTCATataacaggttttttaaaaagcaatttcctTATTGCATTAACCTGAGCAGGTCAGGACAGGTGGCGATGCCCTTATTTCCAACTGTAGCTGGAACAACTGGGCACCTCTTAAGGGATGCACCTGAGTACACAGACCCTGGTCCTTGTTGTCCTCTGCCACCAGGGCAGAGTCACCTCCATTCCCTATACTAGTCTGGCCAGTTAGCCTAACCAGGCAAGGCGGGGAGGACCCTGGGTTGCAGGGGGAAACACTCACCCCCTGCCCTTGGATTGGGCTcaaaccccagccccaccctgacaCACAAACCTTTCCCTGCTGCTTTTTTCCGCTCGATGCATTTCAGGAAGGGTTATTAAACCACTCACCATGACCTTACTTAACCAATACTGCATTTTTTGGAAGAAAGATGTGAAGATTTTTAGGtctgaaaaagaaagtaaatctgTCAGATACGTGGTTGCacatgtctctctctccctctttctctcccttcctgcccGCCCCCACCAACTGTCTTTTTCCTGGTAAAACAGTGCAAATTCCCGCCTTCTGAGGCAATACTGTCTTTGACCTCCAGGTGGTGCCCTCCCTGAGCTTTCAGACCAGATGCCTTTCCTAAGCTGGTGGCCGCTCTGACTCATGCTCCACCCATCGACCCCAGCAGGAACCTTCAGGGAGACAAGTgcattctccccacccccattgccCCCCACCATGGAGGGCACATTTTGATGGCGAGTTTGATGCCTTTCACCCTGGCTCTGTGGAACAGTTGCTGCCAAAGCCAGGGGAGCCAGCCGTGGTGGTGAGATGAAGCGGATTGTCAGATTAGAGCTGGTGAGCCACCTGCCATGAGCCCCTTTGCTCCCCAGCAGGCCTCTGAGGGACAGGACATCCAGAGCCTGTAAccagccctctcctccccactgcAGGGAAAGGCCAAGTGAGTAGACCAACCAGCAGGCTGTGGGCCTGGCCTGATCTTGAAACCATCCCTTATCTTGCAttgagtaaacatttattgagtgcctactgtatactTGGTAGTGTGCTGAGCACCCGAAAGGGTATGAGCTGGGAGGAGAAGTTTGTAGTTGGGCACCAGCCAAGTGGAAGTCAGTGGCTTCATGGTGGGAACTATGAGGAACAGTTATAGCACTGGAGACATTATGCCATGGACAGGGAAGACCCTACATCTGGAGCACTCTTGGTCTGGGAGTGAGAAGACTGGAGTTACTCTGGGCTTAGCCTCTTACTAGAAATGTGATCTTGGGCTTGTCCCCTCACCTGTGAGGGTCTCAGCTTGTCCATCTGTGAGGCTCACATGTCAATCTGACCACGGCAGGGGCATTTCAACTAAAGCTGCTCTCAGGCCGAGGGGCAGGGGAGCTGAGCGGAGCCAGGAAGCAGCGGAGGCAGGAGGGGCCGTGATGTCAGAGGAGTGGCAGGCTgttcaggctcagagagggcagagTCCTTGGTGGGGAGTGGGTGAGAAGCATGGGAAAGGAGGCCTCGCACGCCCCACTCCGGAAGGGAAGCATAGGAGCAGGAAGTGGTTGACCGAGGAGGAGAGTCTGCCGGAGGGGGTCAGAtcaggatggaggaggaggaaagagactgTGACAGGGAGACCTGAGAGGGCTTCTCCAACAACGTAGGAGGGAGGCAACAAGGACCCAAACTAATGCTGTAGACACAGGAAAGAGGGCACCGATTCTAATGACGCAGCAAAGGAAGGCAACAGCAGCACAGGGTTAAGTGCAagggctgtgtcctcacacagaCCTGGGTCCTAATGCCCTCCTGTCCACTGGTTAGCTGGGTGACACTGAGCAAggtgcttaacctctctgagcctcagttgcctcatccaGATATGGAACAATTTAGTATCTatcgtactttttttttttttgaggatcaGGTGATTAATGGATGCAAAGTGCTTAGTTCAGGGCCTGGCAGCTGTCCTTTTGATCTTTCTCAGTAATATTAATAGTACTCTTGACTCATTAGATGGGGAAGAAATGAAGGAGCTGGAGGAGTTGAAGATGACAGTGAAACTATTAGCAAGGAAGAGGAGCAGGCTTGGGCCACTGGGCACTTGGTGTGTTGGTTGGTTAGGATGAGTTGGGGACCTTTGGGACATTCAGGTAAAAGTGATGGTcggaaggaggaggtggggttGGGAGAGAGCCATGACTCCCCAGGGGTACATTGGAACAGTTACTCGGAGGTGGCGATGGGGCTGTTGCAGGAAAACAGCTGTCACTCAGACCAGCAGGAACGTCGTGAGTTTATTCAGAATGCTGGCTGAGGACTCCAGCGAGCTCCTGCACCCACAGACTGCTGCTACTTATCATGTCGTCAGAGCTGTGATCCAGGAACAGTGTGCTTCCACAGGTCAAGTTCAGTTAAACTTTATTCCTTATCGGTGTcagatgtaattaatttttagctGGATAAAAGGACTGTATGTACTTTTTGTTGTGTGATACTGTGCCATATGAACCAAACACAAAGCAGCTGGAAGTTTCCATGAACATAAAGAAGATGAGGCTGCCTAAGCATTGAGTGTCATTTGAGGGGAGGTGCACTAGGACAGGACATTGGGGGACAGGTGGAAGAAAGGGGTCAGGGAAGATGGAGGAGATGCTTGGGTATCATTAATGCGAAGGGAGGAGTGAGGGTCAGGATCCATAAGTGGTTTTTACACAGGTGCAGGGGGAGAGGCTGAGGCCAGCGAAgatggtgggggtgagggatgaGAGAGGCGTCCTTAGCACGGGCCGCCCTGGACACCCTGGAGCCGCATGGGACTGGGACCCCGAATGGCAGGGAAATGGGAAACTGGAGAGTGTAGCTTGTGTTCTCAGAAGCCTGGCCGTGGAGGGAAGGAGAGCAAGACGGTGGTGTGAGGGGGTAGGATGATTATGAAAAAGTTCTTTAGGATATGGGGACATGGTATTTACAGACAGTCATTCAcctgacaaacatttattgagcatctgctgtgtaCAACgttggagggagggagccaggggCAAGGGAGGAGTGGAAGTTGCATAAGAGAGGAGGATGGATGGCTGACGGTGTGGAAGGTGGAGGGTGAAGTGGCAGCCTTGACAGTTGGTGAGAGGCCTCCTGCTCCTGCTGGTGAGAGGAGTGGGGCAAAGACTTCCAGGGGAAAGTCCGCgtgcaggaggagggcagggagtggCTGCGTGAGGTCACCCGTGAGAGCTGAGCGGGGGAGGCTTCAGCTTGGCCACCATGGGGAGTGGGGGTGAGCGCGTCATGAGCGCTTTGTTAAGCGGCAATTTCCTTCCTCTAATAAATGACCTTAATTCTCCATAATTGAAGGAGAAGGCACCAGAGGTCAGTTGACGAGGCTTTAATTTGGGTAACATGAAGGAAAGCAGCTAGAGACCAATTACTTTGTCATTTACACAAACTCATTTCCATGATTAACTAGGGGTGAAGCAGGGCCAGAGTTCCCACAGTCAGGGGTGAGGCCCCCAGGAGGCAGCTCTGCCCTGAGGCTACACCTTGGCAAGGGGCACTTTCATGGCCACGGGAGACTAAATCCTGAGGGATTCCACAAAGAGGCAGGGCCCCGCCATCCTGAGGCTCCAGCACATCCAGTCCTTGCACCCAAAAGACAGCTCAGAGGGGACCCTGCGGCACAGGGCTGCCTCCTCATTGCCCCGTCCCCCGGTtcagctctgcctctgcctcaGCCTCACTGGTCACACCGGGGCCAGGCTTCCCGCTTGGGTCCTCTGTTTCCCTAGCTGTGAGAGTAGTAGTCAGGCTAAACGGACTCCAGTGATCCTTCTAGCACCCAGTTCTCTGAGTCTACTTATCTGGCCCTTAGCTGGCCTTGCAGGAAACAGTCAACCCAAGTACACTCAGAGAGAGTATGTTTGCTCTGACCCTGTACTAAGCCCCGTGGGACCACACAAAGCTGAGGGGTGTTTGCTACCTGCAAAGACCAGGTGTGTCCACTGTTCATATTGATGAACAGCTTACCAGGTGCCAGGGGCTCACCACATGACACCCAGCCAATAGTGCATGGTTCACAGAGGATGGAGTAGTGGTTAGGAGGGTCTTGGAGTGGAGCTGGACTGGGGCCCCCACCCGACATCAAGGCTTGGCTGAGCctctaacttgctgtgtgaccttggacgcTGCGTCCCCTCTCTGGTCCTCCAGAGAGGGCTTGGCCTGGAAGACTCCTGAGGTTCCCCTGGTTTCTGGCAAGAGGGAGAATACAAGCGAAGGCTCAGAGGCAGGAATGAATAAACAGGTGCCCAGGTGCAGGGAGCGGGATGAGACTGGAGGGAATAGGGTAGAAATGAGTGAGGTGAGGTGGGGCTCCATGCTGGGGGAGGTCTGGGTCATGATGGGTCAGAGAGTCGCTGCAGGCAAAAGTGAGATGAGAATTGGACACGAGACTGAAGGGAGGGTCACAGCCAGCAGCTTAGGCCTCACCATCTCCTGTCATTCCTGGGTGACTCTAGAACGTGTCCCGAGAGCCTTGGACAAGAAGCTGGCAAGTTATGGGGAAAAGGAATGAAAGTGAGGAGGGGAATGGCCTGCAGGCTGATGGGTGATATCGGAGGCTGAGCCCCGTGATGAGTGCAGTTCTGTCCCCTCCTGTCCAGGCTTATAGGGCCTGGTTAACAATGCGGGCATCTCAATGTTCAGGGGTTGTGGAGTTCACCAGCATGGAGACCTACCTACAAGGAGGTGGCGGAAGTAAACCTCTGGGGCACAGTGCGGGGGACAAAATCCTTTCTCCCCCTCATCCAGAGGGCCACAGGTGAGTTGGAAAGGGACCTTCTTCCTGCCCCCTGGGCCTGCTCTACCTTTTCATCTTTGCTCAGAATGGAAATAGGTCTCAGCAGACTCAACATCCACTGCCCTCACTGGCTGAGTGCATGACCCCCAGGGGCCACATGGGGCCGTGGATGGTGGCCAGCGGGGGTGCCCTGGACCGGGGGGCAGAAAGAGATGTGTGATTTTCAGAAAGTAGAGCAGGTAAGAGGTCAGCAGTCTGCACCAAAGACTAAAAGATTACAGCTGTAATCCCAGTCTGGGAACCTAATCTAGACAAATAACCACCTTTGTGCACAGAGCTGTGTGTACACATCAGGTATGGAGAGGGGTGTGGTTAAGTAAATGTTGGTATATCCATTCTATGGGTTACTATGCCATAGTTAAACAATGAGACAATTGTGGTAGTaggtgaaaataataatagtaataatcaaGATTAGAAATTGCCAAAACAAACGCCCAAACCATGTTAGGTAGCCAAATGTAAGCAAACCACCTAAGAAATCACTGACTCAGATTTTCTCCCTATAGTAGCAAACAATTACAGCAAAAAGGGGAAGATCCATACCCTCCATCCCAGTGTCCCAGCAATGACGGGAGGAACCCAGAGAGCAGCTGTAGGGTTTTGGAAGAAAACCCCAATCCTTCAGCAACTTCCAACATAGAGGTTTCTGAAAGGTGTCTCCTCACAGTGCCCAGGTGGGGCTGTGCCTTAACTTCCTGGGTGCACACCCAGGGCGAGTGGGTCTCAAGTCTGCCTGGGCTTACCGGGCAGGCTGGATGGCTCCTCCTCCATCCACTGCCCCACGGCTGGCAGAGGCTGTGGTCAGCTCCTAGCACCCCCAGGCTGGGCCTATGGGAGAGCTTCTCCAGCTCCCCACTCTCTCCCAGTGCCTGAGACTCTGTCCCCATGTCTTAGATCTGAAGTCAGGTTCAGAGCCCTGCCCCTGCCTGCTTGGTGACAGAGCCCAACCAGCTGATAACAATTTGGGGTTATTGGCAATAGGAGAACATGGCAGGCGAGACAGAGCTTGTTGTGTGTTGCTCATTTTACTGTGCCCTTCCGCTGTGTAGGCCTGCTTTCCACTCTTTCCTCCGCCCCTGTCCTGCTTGGGAACAGCCAGCTACCCAGGAAATAGCagagatgctgatgctgatgtGTGGGCCTGAGCTGGCCTTCACTATAAACGAGGGGGCCCCCTGACCCTGGCTGGTTCAGAAGGCGGAGCGCCAGCCTGACCGGCCGCAAAATAGCTGCCAGGGGCCAGGAGGCCGGATTCTGGCCAGACCTCCAGAAACGTGCCAGGCCCCAGACCCTCTGCAGGTATTGTACCGTGAGCAGGACTTTGCTGCCTTCCTCCGCAGGCTGCGCGGTCAGCGTCAGCAGCAGGCTGGGCCGCATGGCCCACGCGGCCGGCCCCCCCGTACTGCATCACCAGGTTTGGGGTGGAGGCTTTCTCTGACTGCCTGCGCTACGAGGTGCACCCACTGGGAGGGAAGGTCAGCGTGGTGGAACCCGGCAACTTCAACGCCACCACCAGCCTCTACGGCGCTGAGCGCATCCAGGCCATCGCCAATAAGATGTGGGACGAGCTTTCTGAGGGGGTGCGCAAGGACTACGGCAGGAAGTACTTTGACGAGAGGGTCTCGAAGATGGAGACCTACTGCAACAGCGGCTCCACGGACACATCCCCTGTCATCAGCGCTGTCACCCACACCCTGACCTCCGGCTACCCCCTACACTCGCTACCACCCCATGGACTACTTGCGAATGCGGATCACGACCCACTTGCCCGGAGCCATCTCCGACAGGATCTACATACACTGAGGAGTTTCGCACTGGCCTCTGTTGGGGAgccctggggggagggaagaggacggagggagggagggggaggggcttgtATCATTACCTCTTGATTACCCACTTGTGGATTATCCCAATCCCAGGAGGACCCACTACCAGTCTGAGCGTTAACCAGAGCAGGCAGCCCAGCTCGACTCGTGTGCCCAGTGAATGGCTCGGGCCTTCTCAACTGGGGTGCAGAGTGGTGGGGCAGGGCCCATAGACCTCAGGGCAAACATGGTGAATCTGTCCTTCTGGAATTGATTTTATACAACGATTTTAGGTAGACATCTTTAcattaaaaacagatttattataaaatagaatcCAAATCCTTTATATTTTAAAGCCAAAGCATCAGTTCAAAAAATttatctcaggacttccctggcagtccagtggttaagacttcgccttccaattcaggaggtgcaggttcaatccctggtcagctaagatcccacatgcctcggggccaagaaaccaaaacatcagaagcaatattgtaacaaatttagtaaagactttaaagaaatggtccacatcaaaaaaaaaaattttatctcatttgatccttaaaCCAGCCTCGTGAGTAAAaagggcagttttttttttcttttgtacatgAAGCATTTTTGGCTCAAAGAGGATACATGAATTACCCTTTTATTGCTTATAAATCAATTTTGCTTATAttgctttatataaaatataaaggtcCAAGTCGTGCGTTCCTGCCACTGCTGTAGAAACATTTCACGTTTTATGTTCCGGGGCTGCTCTGGATCCAATTACCTGAGGATCCTGTGATGAGCTCTGTACCCTCACCTGGGCCATATATATACCATGTGCCCACCATGCACCTCTTTGCATGTCCCTGGTGCTGCTGTGTGCAGCTTGCAGCCAGTGATTCAGAGCTGAGTGGAGGGGGTGGCAACGTTCTGGAGATTTCCATTTGAGGTTTCTCCAGCTTATCTTAGGACAAACTTGTGTGGAGGTGCTCATTGGCTAAGAggtaatttgtttctggtttgggTCCGCTTGGTCTTGCCTGGGGTGGGACCCATGTTGATGGGACATTCTTGGCAGGAGCCGTGTGGCCTCTCCTCCCCCAGGGGTGGGTCCAAGTTCCCTGTCTGTCTCACCTggtacgcacacacacacacacacacacacacacacacacacacacacacacgcacacacacacacacaccctgttctATGGTGCCCAGGGTGGCCTTCATTGATGGCTCACCTTCCTGCTATggacttatttttaattaaaccaGGTCACTGAGCAGCAGAGTCTGTGTTATCACTTcttgggtttggggttttttttttttaataaatttatttgttttacttgttttaatttttggctgcgttgggtcttcgttgctgctcataggctttctctagttgcggcgagcaggggctactgttcattgctgtgcgcgggcttctcattgtggtggcttctcttgttgtggagcacgggctctaggcgtgcaggcttcagtagttgtggcgcacgggcttagttgctccacggcatgtgggatcttcctggaccagggctcgaacccatgtcccctgcattggcaggcggattcttaaccactgcgcctccagggaagcccttgggttTGGGTTTGAAGGCCAGTGTCCCTGCAGTTGCCCAGAGCCTGCATGTTTGGACCAAAACCAGGCAACACCCTCCTCCAGGTATCTGCAGGCCTTGGGACAGGTTCCTGAGTACCAGCCCTTCCGCCTCGCCCTGGAAGGGCCAGGCCTGCCACTAGAGGGTGCCCTGTCTCCTTTGCAGCCAGAGTGGCCTCAGCTCCTGATTTGGGAGCTCCCACCCAAGCCTGAGGTCTCAAAGGGTTGGTGATTCCCCACCTTGGAAGTGGTCCAGGCACAAAGACACAAGGCCCCTTTAGAAacacctcttccttctcttctagtAGCTGCCTGGCTTAATCGTGGAGCCTGGTGCCAGGAGAAAGCAGAACCTGGAGAGCTGGAACCAGCCACGGGGCTCAGGCAGTGCCAAAGAAGAGGGGGGTCTCACAACGAGAAAATTCAGCCTGCCTTTTGGGCCTTGATCCCCTCTGTCATCAAGCAGGGATGCCCTGCCCAGCTCCCTATCTGCACGGTGAGGCCCAGAGGgcctgtgtggatgacagggtggGCAGGGAGACTGAAACCCTCCAGAGCCCAGGGAGGGACCCTTGATGGTCATTGTCTTTACATAACAAGAAGAGCGTTTTGAACCACAAGGCTTGCCTTTCAGAATCTCATTTTTATATCTTGGGAGATTTTGCTTCCATGCTtaattttattaaaggaaaatgtaTGCAGCACTTGAAGTTACTCGTGTGCATGGATGCCTGGGAACTGGCAGGAAAGGGAGATGGTCATACGCTCTGGGTCAGGATCAGCAGTAAACCGAACACTGGAGAAGACGCATCTGCGTCTGTTGGGACCATCAGGCATTAAGTCAGAACTGCTGGGCTGGCCTGCAGGCTgccctgatttttaatttttatcccaGTGATTGGAAAGCCCAGAGCAACTTCCCTCTAGATCATCTCAATGCTAATGAAAACCTCACAATTACTATTCACCTTTTGGCAGCTGAGAGCCTCCTTGGGAGCAGGTCTCGTTTTGATCCTTACAAGAGACAGCTGAAGTGGGCAGAATAGAGGTGgttgttcccattttataaatgacataactgagacccagagggggGAAGTGACTCACCCAGCATCACAGGGGGTCTGAGCAGATCCAGGGCCAGCACGAAAATCTCCTGAGTGGTGCTGTTCACCATCACCTCACTCTGTGGCCCCAGGAGCCCTGGGAACCAGGTGGATGGGTCAGGGTTGCCTGGTACCTAGACCCTCACTGCCTGTCAGCAGAGCTGCCCCTGCttgtgggggtgaggggaggctgccacctgcgCCCACTGTCTGGGGCTGCTGGGGACTAATTGTGTCCACCAGCACCACCTTGGGTGGGAGCCTTGTCTCCAGCACCCTCCCCTTGGAAGGATTCGCTCAGTCGGTGAGGCCTGAGGACCCATCTCCTGTTGTCTATTCAGGCCTGCAGCTCTGGACCTGGGCCCCTTGGAGTATAACCCCATCTCCCAAGCAGCAGGTACCGGTCAGCTATGCAGGGCAGGGCGCTAGTGAGCAGACACCCGCACAGGGCCCTGGGCCAGGAACCAGGCGTTCACTGTACCATTGGATCCTCCTCAAGGCCTCTGAGATGGGGGGAGAGTCCTACACCCCAATCCCACTCTGCCACCCCGTGGTGTAATCTTGAGTAAGTGGCTCTGGTTCCAGGGCCTCCGTTGAGGCCTCAGGCAAGAGGAGGGGCAGCGTGCAGACAAAGCCTGGCACTGCGGGCGGGGGGTGTGGGCTGGACTCGGCATGCACCTGGGACTTTGCCCAGTGGTACCTCTGTCTGTGGGGACCCACGGACGGGTGCCTTCAGCCCGCACTGCCCCTCCCTTGATGGCTGGAGGCTGGGTGAGGGCTTTTTGCCAAGATGCTCCTGACGGCGCCTTGTTACAGAACACATGCTGCGCTTTACATTCCACCCGGGGCCAAGGGCTGTGCAAGCAGGTGACAAGCCGGCCTGGCCCTCCCTGCCATGAGTTGCTCCGAGTGCCTCCGCTGCCCGGGGCGGTGGGCTCTGCCAGACTCCCCACTCGGGAGGCCTGCTCATTTCCTGTATTTCAAGCGGGAACTGGCTCTGCAAATCTGCACCAAGTCTTTCTGGTGCAGGTGCAGACATGAGCAAGCAGAGGCTCTCTCGGCTTAGGTAGCACCGGGCCCGGGCtgccagagagcaagcaggcacACTGTGCAGCGCTGGGCCCAGTCCACAGCCAGCCCCGCCCCTCCTCTCCTCTGATTCTCACAGCGGCCTTGGGAGGTAGGCGGGGTGGGGTTATtacctcattttacacatgaggaagcAAACTACCCCAAGTCTCTCACCAAGAGAGGGATAGAACCGGGTGGCCAAGTCAGATCTAACCTCCAGCCCGGAGCTGGTGATGCATGAAAAGCTGGGCAGATGGCACCCGGATCTAAaataaggaggggaaaaaaatacctcAATTATGTAACAGTGAGAAAGATCCGTAGGCATACGCATAGTACAACCACGGAGCGCTGCCCCATAAgccatctcctccttccctcccccatctccttcttccctcccccaggctctggGCCCTGCTCCCTGGGAGGGGATATGCCGGAGGAGCCCATCAGCGACCCTCCAGGAGGAAATCTGCCTGGCCTGGGCTCACACGGCCCCATCCTGGGCGTTTCTGAGGGCATGCTCTAAGAACACCAACACCTAAACCTCGGACAGAAACAGATTCTGGAGCTGCGCTCAGAGAGCTCGAGGGTCGTCTGAGCACAAGACTTGAGGATCCTCAGATATGGAGGTGGAACAAGGAGGACTCTGGGGACCCAGTGCTCCGATGtagaacaaacaagaaaacaagcaaacCCAGAGCATCTAAGGCCGTCCTGGTGTGTGTACGTACCAAGGAAGGTGGTTTGTGAGGTTTGTGGCTTCAGAGGTATAGGGTGAGCACATACTGGTCAGGGCCTAGGGCCCAGGGCCTGGGATTAGGGCTGGGAGGGCTGCCAGGACTCCTGGAacctcagagaaggaaaagggactCAGCCATCCTCAAGCATGACTCCCAACCTCCAGGCAGCTGGCCAGGCTTTGAAGCCCTCCAGTGACAAGGCTCTCCTTACTTCCTAAGATGGCATTTCCTTGGTTAGGGAAAATTTGCCCAAAGACTGAGCTGAAATCTACCACCTCTGACTTAAGTCCTTTGACACTTGGCTATGACCCAGAACTGCACAGAACACTAGGTTGGAAATGGCCAAGTCAGGTTCAGAAGCCAAGGTCCCTCATTTGACAAGGTTTCCATACCCCTCACTGTCTGAACAGAAGGTTTCAGCTGTGATTATCCCATCTCTCATTCTTGATGACACACATCAGGCTGAATGGTCACCTAAGTCCCCTCAAGCAGCAAGAACTTTGAGACAGGGTATAATACATTTGTAGAGATGCTGACAATTTCTTACACACATGTGCCCCCTCACAAGTAAGTGTGCTCCCAAGTCATCTCTCATCTGATCCTCATAAATGGCTTATGAGTTAGGCAGGGCTActgttcccactttacagataaggaaactgagcctcagggaAGTGGagtcatttgcccaagatcacagagccaggaagtgggagagccaagacAGAAATCCAGGCCTGGCCTCCATCCCTAGGGCCCCTTCCTTTACCCCCAGGCTGCCTCAGTCTCTCCATCAGGGCCCTGGAGCTGGGCTGGACCAGTCAGTCAGAGGCTGGCCATGTAGCCTGCGAAGGAGTGATGGGTGGGGAGCATTAAACTCAACTTTCTTCCAGCCCACAGTTTTGCAGAGAACAACGGGGAAAGGGAGGCTGAGCCTTTCCTGCATCTCACTGCAGGTGTATCCATTGTGTCTGGATCTGCCAGTGGCCTGGGCACTGATGGAGGGCCTGAGGTGGAGAGAACAGGGCCAGGAGGTATTTCCAGGGCTGTGGCTGAGGACCATCCTGGCCTCAGCATCCATGGGCATGCGTTAGAGGGGAGAGAGTGTGAATGGGGACCAACCTCCAGGGATGCTGGGGCCCAGAAACTCCTGTGCTGCTCTCTCAGTGAGACTTAATTACTCTATAAAATGTGAGGCTGCTCCCACTTATCAAATTATAGATAAGCTTAATTACAGCTCACTGAGTAACCACACTGGGCGCCTCAGAAATAGCAGTGGGCTGATTGCTCTTCTCAGCTTCAGCTGTAGCCACCTGGGTTTCAGGAGGAAGTGCCCACTGTTACCAGGCTCTCAGTGCTGCTAAACTGTGCTCTCAGGCTGCAGGAGGGAATGCACCGAGCATGCTTCTGTCCTGGCCACTTCCTGGCTGGGCCTGTTCTCTGTTCCATTACTGGGTTATTTACTCTGCTGGGGCCTCTCCCACTCTCCTACTCATGTTGTGTTCTAGCCAAAGGTTTTGGCTCATAATGTATGACTGAAGGTGTGCAAAGTAGTGCAGGACATGCctcaagagacaaggaaagggggcttccctggtggcgcagtggttgagaatccgcctgccaatgcaggggacgcgggttcgagccctgatccgggaagatcccacatgccgcggagcaactaagcctgtgcgccacaactactgagcctgcgctctagagcccgtgagccacaaccactgagcccgtgtgccgcaactactgaagcccgcgcacctagagccca
This genomic interval carries:
- the BDH1 gene encoding LOW QUALITY PROTEIN: D-beta-hydroxybutyrate dehydrogenase, mitochondrial (The sequence of the model RefSeq protein was modified relative to this genomic sequence to represent the inferred CDS: deleted 4 bases in 4 codons; substituted 1 base at 1 genomic stop codon); this encodes MLTACFSRPLSQLPRKALNFSDRVNGARGSLLFHSASFVPVDRRTYAASVNPVGSKAVLVTGFDSGFGFSLAKHLHSEGFLVFAGYLMKVLKKSLXGLVNNAGISMFGVVEFTSMEPTYKEVAEVNLWGTVRGTKSFLPLIQRATGCAVSVSSRLGRMAHAAAPPYCITRFGVEAFSDCLRYEVHPLGGKVSVVEPGNFNATTSLYGAERIQAIANKMWDELSEGVRKDYGRKYFDERVSKMETYCNSGSTDTSPVISAVTHTLTSATPYTRYHPMDYLRMRITTHLPGAISDRIYIH